The sequence AGTCAATCTCATATTAGCTTCTAACGAGAGAATTCAAAAAATATGAAAAGTGCATTAACACGGATTGAAGTCGTTATGGCTGATGTTAAAGAAAAGATAGCGACGGTCATCTATATGCCAGGTATGCGTCTACCGTCCATACGTGCAGCTGCTAAAAACTATGGGTTCTCACCCTCAACGGTGGTTGAAGCATATGAGCGTCTGCAAACGCAAGGTGTTATACACTCTCGTCCTGGATCAGGCTTTTACATTGCAGATAATACTGCTCCACTATCATTGACAGACATGGCACCGAACCTCGATCGAACTGTTGATCCATTATGGGTATCTCGTCAGTCGCTTGAACCATCCACTGACACTTTAAAACCAGGTTGCGGTTGGTTGCCACCAGATTGGCTATTTGAGGCAGGTATGCGTCGTGGTTTGCGAAGCATTGCAAGAGCTGATAGTACTGTTATTAGCGAATATGCAACGTCACTAGGGTTGTTAGAGTTGCGTCAGTTATTGACACGACGCATGGCAGGGCTAGGTATCAGCGCAGAACCATCGCAAGTGATATTGACTGAGTCAGGTACTCAAGCAATAGACTTAATTTTTCGTTTTTTATTGAAACCAGGTGACACGGTATTAGTAGATGATCCATGCTATTTTAACTTTCGTGCCCTATTACGTGCCCATAGAGTTAAGGTAGTAAGTGTGCCATATACGCCAAATGGTCCAGATGTGAATGTGTTCGCAGAGATATTAGATGAGCACAAACCGCGCCTGTATATCACTAATGCTGCTATACATAATCCTACTGGCGCAACTTTATCGCCAGCTACGGCATATCACGTATTACAATTGGCTCAAGCAGCTGGTTTATACATTATCGAAGACGATATCTTTGCAGATTTTGAAGTTAAGACTTCACCTAGATTAGCAGCCTTAGATGGTTTGTCGCGTGTATTTTATATTGGCAGTTTTTCAAAAACGTTATCGGCTTCCTTGCGCTGCGGTTATATAGCAGCACCGATGGAATGGATTGAGAGTTTGCTCGATTTAAAAATAGCCACTAGTTTTGGAGGAGGACAACTAGCTGCGGTAGTTATTTTATCAGCATTAACTGATAGCGGTTATTGTAAACATATGAACACTATTCATACGCGGCTTGCAAATGCGCGTGCTCAAACGTTGCCACGATTAGCTAAGCTAGGTATTGTGCCGTGGCTATTACCACGAGCAGGTATGTTTCTTTGGTGCCGCTTACCTGATAATAATAGTGCCACCCAATTAGCCAATCGCTGTTTATCAAAAGGTGTCATATTAGCGCCTGGAAATGCTTTTAGCCAATCCAA is a genomic window of Psychrobacter cibarius containing:
- a CDS encoding PLP-dependent aminotransferase family protein, whose amino-acid sequence is MKSALTRIEVVMADVKEKIATVIYMPGMRLPSIRAAAKNYGFSPSTVVEAYERLQTQGVIHSRPGSGFYIADNTAPLSLTDMAPNLDRTVDPLWVSRQSLEPSTDTLKPGCGWLPPDWLFEAGMRRGLRSIARADSTVISEYATSLGLLELRQLLTRRMAGLGISAEPSQVILTESGTQAIDLIFRFLLKPGDTVLVDDPCYFNFRALLRAHRVKVVSVPYTPNGPDVNVFAEILDEHKPRLYITNAAIHNPTGATLSPATAYHVLQLAQAAGLYIIEDDIFADFEVKTSPRLAALDGLSRVFYIGSFSKTLSASLRCGYIAAPMEWIESLLDLKIATSFGGGQLAAVVILSALTDSGYCKHMNTIHTRLANARAQTLPRLAKLGIVPWLLPRAGMFLWCRLPDNNSATQLANRCLSKGVILAPGNAFSQSKNAENFMRFNVSQAGDSRIFEVLEQSLN